In one Burkholderiales bacterium GJ-E10 genomic region, the following are encoded:
- a CDS encoding transcriptional regulator, LuxR family: MEFTDRLSRTLIEIYRASREMKPRDFEDFAMGLLRSFIPFDSSRWAMVELVGKGAITHSVHLINEPADIVLDWESVNRLDKMMHAVVGHPGRAHTIDTEEVFAERKFGEIRDYTRRYRHANTLGILVPTTAPPLQSAISLFRAKRENHFDQCELALLERLMPHLVEALAVNRAIHVERAGDPAAERSARAIASTNGVLHYAGRYFGVLLAEEWPGWNGAVLPEPLLASLSVPGASGYVGRAIRVCAERLGEQLFLQASRKCCLAQLSKREMDVARRYGLGKSYKDIAHDLGISPVTCRNYIQNIFKKLAIRDKSELGALLFRENGLI; encoded by the coding sequence ATGGAGTTCACCGATCGCCTGTCGCGGACGCTGATCGAGATCTACCGTGCTTCGCGCGAGATGAAGCCCCGGGACTTCGAGGATTTCGCAATGGGGCTCCTGCGGTCCTTCATTCCCTTCGACTCCAGCCGCTGGGCGATGGTGGAGCTCGTCGGGAAAGGAGCAATCACCCACAGCGTGCATCTCATCAACGAGCCGGCTGACATTGTTCTCGACTGGGAATCCGTCAATCGCCTGGACAAGATGATGCACGCCGTGGTGGGCCACCCGGGCCGGGCGCATACGATCGATACCGAGGAGGTGTTCGCGGAACGCAAATTCGGCGAAATCCGCGACTACACCCGACGGTACCGGCATGCGAACACGCTGGGCATCCTGGTTCCGACAACAGCACCTCCCTTGCAATCGGCAATCAGCCTGTTCCGCGCGAAGCGGGAGAACCATTTCGACCAATGTGAGCTGGCGCTCCTGGAGCGCTTGATGCCGCATCTCGTCGAAGCGCTCGCGGTCAACCGCGCGATCCACGTCGAACGTGCGGGGGACCCGGCCGCGGAGCGTTCCGCCCGGGCGATCGCATCGACGAATGGCGTTTTGCATTACGCGGGGCGCTATTTCGGAGTACTGCTGGCGGAAGAGTGGCCTGGCTGGAATGGGGCGGTACTGCCGGAACCCCTGCTTGCATCGCTTTCCGTACCGGGCGCTTCCGGATACGTGGGGAGGGCGATCCGGGTATGCGCCGAACGTTTGGGAGAGCAACTCTTCCTGCAGGCAAGCCGGAAATGCTGCCTCGCGCAACTTAGCAAACGCGAAATGGATGTCGCCCGACGCTATGGGCTAGGAAAGTCGTACAAGGACATTGCTCATGATCTCGGGATCTCTCCCGTCACTTGCCGGAACTACATCCAGAACATTTTCAAGAAACTTGCTATCCGCGACAAATCGGAGCTCGGTGCGCTGCTGTTTCGGGAGAATGGGCTGATTTGA
- a CDS encoding esterase, PHB depolymerase family protein — translation MKRQATIVLFATIAFSYTDNAFADSSAACNAYMNAAAMQMSGLVSGCVEPRIFAAVCCWGWFAPGAVGRYR, via the coding sequence ATGAAAAGACAAGCAACGATTGTTCTGTTCGCAACGATCGCGTTCTCGTATACCGATAACGCCTTTGCGGATTCGAGCGCGGCGTGCAATGCATACATGAATGCGGCAGCAATGCAGATGTCCGGGCTTGTTAGCGGCTGCGTAGAACCGCGGATATTTGCCGCGGTTTGCTGCTGGGGCTGGTTTGCGCCGGGCGCGGTTGGTCGGTATCGCTGA
- a CDS encoding uncharacterized protein (Fragment) — MTGPRFDQLPWPSPDSGDEPSSEACAQLVDLLYALGDLVAERYHRKIKRYYRRRHRKDQPAAVAKPDGVQLDLFPADLLEPF; from the coding sequence GTGACCGGCCCCCGATTCGACCAACTCCCCTGGCCGTCGCCAGACTCCGGCGACGAACCCAGCAGCGAAGCCTGCGCGCAACTCGTCGATCTGCTCTACGCCCTGGGTGACCTCGTCGCCGAGCGCTACCACCGCAAGATCAAGCGGTACTACCGGCGCCGCCATCGCAAGGACCAACCCGCCGCCGTCGCCAAACCCGACGGCGTGCAACTCGATCTGTTCCCCGCCGACCTGCTCGAACCCTTCTGA
- a CDS encoding istB domain-containing protein ATP-binding protein has translation MTTNPNANLRERAAQLRLNGILAHWSEIGAAEWVAQFIEWEETERARRSMERRLRRASIGAFKPLADFDWAWPTRCDRAAVAELMDLQFMAEATNAVLVGPNGIGKSTIAQNIAHQALLAGHTVLFITAGQLLGELAGIDSDSALQRRLRYYAGFDLLVIDEVGYLSYSNRHADLLFELTNRRYKKKSTVITTNKPFSQWHEVFPNAACVVSLIDRLIHNAEIIALEGESYRLKEAQERNERRAAARRKRKS, from the coding sequence ATGACGACGAACCCGAATGCGAACCTGCGTGAGCGCGCCGCTCAGCTGCGCTTGAACGGAATCCTCGCCCACTGGTCCGAGATCGGCGCTGCGGAGTGGGTGGCGCAATTCATCGAATGGGAGGAAACCGAGCGCGCCCGCCGCAGCATGGAGCGCCGGCTTCGCCGCGCCAGCATCGGCGCCTTCAAACCCCTGGCCGACTTCGACTGGGCCTGGCCCACCCGCTGCGACCGCGCCGCCGTCGCGGAACTCATGGATCTGCAGTTCATGGCCGAGGCGACCAACGCTGTGCTGGTCGGACCCAACGGAATCGGCAAGTCCACCATCGCCCAGAACATCGCCCACCAGGCCCTGCTCGCCGGCCACACGGTCCTGTTCATCACCGCCGGGCAACTGCTCGGTGAACTCGCCGGCATCGACAGCGACTCGGCCCTCCAGCGCAGGCTGCGCTACTACGCTGGATTCGATCTGCTGGTCATCGACGAGGTCGGCTATCTGTCCTACTCCAACCGCCACGCCGATCTGCTCTTCGAGTTGACCAACCGCCGTTACAAGAAAAAGAGCACCGTCATCACGACGAACAAACCGTTCTCCCAGTGGCACGAGGTCTTCCCCAACGCCGCCTGCGTCGTCTCCCTGATCGACCGGCTCATCCACAACGCCGAGATCATCGCCCTCGAAGGCGAGTCCTACCGCCTCAAGGAAGCCCAGGAACGAAACGAACGACGCGCCGCCGCGCGGCGCAAGCGCAAATCGTGA